Proteins encoded together in one Coffea arabica cultivar ET-39 chromosome 2c, Coffea Arabica ET-39 HiFi, whole genome shotgun sequence window:
- the LOC113726166 gene encoding uncharacterized protein isoform X1 yields MIHPMDFTPKNTAEEGKKKRQEKELLAYYLAMKNTIRCCISCILPCGALDVIRIVHTNGRVEVISGSIKASEIMKLHPKHVLKKPSSSSSEEQGCCPKIVIVPPDAELQRGKIYFLMPVPPSAPQKNQKSSRSRSSSSSSSSSSRRKKREAADQNNANSNNNSSISMTNLLLSDRYLSEILSEKISTQRDRRRGRAGIWRPHLESICETSSEA; encoded by the exons ATGATTCATCCCATGGATTTCACCCCCAA AAATACTGCAGAGGAAGGGAAGAAAAAGAGACAAGAGAAGGAGCTGCTAGCTTATTATCTAGCCATGAAGAACACCATCAGATGCTGCATATCTTGCATTCTTCCATGCGGAGCGCTAGACGTGATTCGAATAGTTCACACTAATGGCCGAGTTGAAGTGATTAGTGGAAGCATCAAAGCATCAGAAATCATGAAATTGCATCCAAAACATGTTCTGAAGAAgccttcttcatcatcatcagaaGAGCAAGGTTGTTGTCCTAAGATTGTTATAGTTCCTCCTGATGCAGAACTCCAACGTGGGAAGATTTACTTTCTCATGCCAGTTCCTCCTTCAGCTCCTCAGAAGAATCAGAAGAGTTCGCGTTCaagatcttcatcatcatcatcctcatcatcatcaaggaggaaaaagagagaggcTGCTGATCAAAATAATGCGAATAGTAATAACAATAGCAGTATTTCCATGACAAATCTTCTCCTTTCTGATCGGTATTTGAGCGAGATTTTATCAGAAAAGATATCAACTCAAAGGGATCGAAGGAGAGGCCGTGCTGGCATTTGGAGACCACACTTAGAGAGCATTTGTGAGACATCAAGTGAAGCATGA
- the LOC113726166 gene encoding uncharacterized protein isoform X2 produces the protein MKNTIRCCISCILPCGALDVIRIVHTNGRVEVISGSIKASEIMKLHPKHVLKKPSSSSSEEQGCCPKIVIVPPDAELQRGKIYFLMPVPPSAPQKNQKSSRSRSSSSSSSSSSRRKKREAADQNNANSNNNSSISMTNLLLSDRYLSEILSEKISTQRDRRRGRAGIWRPHLESICETSSEA, from the coding sequence ATGAAGAACACCATCAGATGCTGCATATCTTGCATTCTTCCATGCGGAGCGCTAGACGTGATTCGAATAGTTCACACTAATGGCCGAGTTGAAGTGATTAGTGGAAGCATCAAAGCATCAGAAATCATGAAATTGCATCCAAAACATGTTCTGAAGAAgccttcttcatcatcatcagaaGAGCAAGGTTGTTGTCCTAAGATTGTTATAGTTCCTCCTGATGCAGAACTCCAACGTGGGAAGATTTACTTTCTCATGCCAGTTCCTCCTTCAGCTCCTCAGAAGAATCAGAAGAGTTCGCGTTCaagatcttcatcatcatcatcctcatcatcatcaaggaggaaaaagagagaggcTGCTGATCAAAATAATGCGAATAGTAATAACAATAGCAGTATTTCCATGACAAATCTTCTCCTTTCTGATCGGTATTTGAGCGAGATTTTATCAGAAAAGATATCAACTCAAAGGGATCGAAGGAGAGGCCGTGCTGGCATTTGGAGACCACACTTAGAGAGCATTTGTGAGACATCAAGTGAAGCATGA